CGAAGCCCTGCAAGTCGGGTAACGAAACGTGGGCGCCGATGGCGACGTCGTGCTGTATGGCCATGGCCACGGTGCCGCGCATGATGTCCGGGTCGCCGCCGTGGAAGCCGCAGGCGATGTTGGCCGAGCTGACGATGGCGAGCAGCGCGGCATCGTCGCCCATGCGCCAGGCGCCGAACGATTCGCCCAGGTCGCTGTTGATGTCGATGGTCTTGGCGAAGGCGTTTTTCATGCGGGTTCCAGCCGTTGGGCGATGCGTTGAAGCAGGTGTCGCAGCGTGTCGTTGCGCGTGCGCAGACGTTGCAGTGCCTCGTCCATGGTGATCTCCCGGAAGCATACGGTATCGCCCGGCCGGCGCTGCGCGAGACGTGGCAGGTCCACCGTCGCGAGCTGGCCGATGCGCGGGTAGCCACCGGTTACCGGAGCTTCGGCCAGCAGCAGGATGGGCTGACCCGAGGGCGGCAGCTGCAGGGTGCCGGGCAGGGTGGCTTCGGAGACCAGTTCGAGCGGGCGGGCCAGCTGCAGGGCCTGGCCATCCATGCGGCTGCCGGTGCGGTTGCTGTCCTTGCTGACCGTGAAGCGTTGCACGAACAGGCTGCGCTGCGACGCCTCATCGAGAGCGTCGTAATGATGGCCGCGCAGCAGCCCGAACGGCGCGCCGGCGTAGTCGAGCCACGGTTGCGGATCCAGGCCCCAGCGCAGCGCCTGCACGCCGTGTCCGGCACGAAAACAATCGTCGGGTGCGCGCGTGCCCACGGCGATGGTGTCGCCGGCCTGCAGTGCACGGCCATCGAGCGGACCGACATGGGCATGCAGGTCGGTGCTGCGGCTGCCGAGCACGGGTTCGACATCGAAACCACCGCGCACGGCCAGATAACTGCGGCAACCATGCCGCATGCCGCCGAGGCGGAGCTGTGTGCCGGCCGGCAGGAAGCAGCGGGTCCATGGCGGCAGCGTCTGGCCATTCGCGCGTGCTTCGATGATGCCGCCGGTGAGCGCGATCACGGCATCCCGGGTGAACTGCAGCGTTGGTCCGGCAAGGGTGATTTCCAGCGCGGCTTCGTCGGCATGGTTGCCGACCAGCGCATTGGCCAAGCGCCAGGCCGGCTCATCCATCACGCCGGCGCGCCCCAGCCCGAGGCTGGCGTAGCCACGGCGCCCGGCATCCTGCAGGCTGCTGAGCAGGCCGGGCTTGATCACCTCGATACTCATGACGCCACGCCGTTGCCGCTGGCGAGGCGTTGATAGGCGCGCTCGTCGATAGCCTGGAAACGTACGTGATCGCCGGGTTGCAACAGGGATGGCGAAGCGGCGGAGAGATCAAACAGGCGTGCCGGCGTGCGGCCGATCAGCTGCCATCCGCCGGGAAGCGCCTGCGGGTAGATGCCTGTCTGCAGGCCGCCGATGGCGACGCTGCCCGCAGGCACGCTCATGCGCGGCTGGCTGCGACGTGGCGTGGCCAGTGCGGCATCAAGGCCCAGCAGATAAGGAAAGCCCGGCGCGAATCCCAGCATGGCGACGCGGTAACTGGCGCCAGTGTGCCGGGCCACCACCTCGTCCGCGCTCAGGTGTGCAAGCGCGGCCACCTCGTGCAAATCGGCGCCGTCGTAACACACCGGCAGGATCACTTCGCGAGGCATGATGGTGGAGGCCGGTGTGCTCTTCAGGGCGGCAGCGATGGCTTCGCGCAGGCGATGGCCCGTGGTGGCGTCGTCGTCCAGCCATGCAGTGGGGTCAAAGCGCAGCAGCAGGCTCGCGTAGGCGGGCACGCATTCGACGTCGGGAAGCTGCGACCCGATCAGGGCCGCCGCGGCGTGCACCCGGGCGTTCACCGCCGTGTCGATGCTGTTACCGAAACGCAGCAGCCACGCGTCTTCGGCAAGTGGCTCAAGAAGCAGGTCCGTCGGCGTGCCAGTCATGCGGCGCTCCCGCGCGGGCGGGTGACGAGGGCGGGCGTCATGCGGCGCGCCAGCAGCTTCAGCGTGCGGGTGATTCGTGGGTTGCGATGGGTCACCCGGAAAGTGTTGCAGAACGGCCAGGCTTTGCCGATGCGCACTGCGGCACGCTTCCGTCCATCGTGGTAACTCGCGATGGCGAAAGGATTTCTTCACGGCACGGTGAGTGCAGGAAACGTGAACTTGCGACGCGCAGAGATGCGAGGTCTTGCGCGCTCGGCGCCGCCGGGACGATTGGATGCCCGATGCACCAGGCGGCCAGGTGGCGGCCGAAA
The nucleotide sequence above comes from Dyella telluris. Encoded proteins:
- a CDS encoding biotin-dependent carboxyltransferase family protein, which gives rise to MSIEVIKPGLLSSLQDAGRRGYASLGLGRAGVMDEPAWRLANALVGNHADEAALEITLAGPTLQFTRDAVIALTGGIIEARANGQTLPPWTRCFLPAGTQLRLGGMRHGCRSYLAVRGGFDVEPVLGSRSTDLHAHVGPLDGRALQAGDTIAVGTRAPDDCFRAGHGVQALRWGLDPQPWLDYAGAPFGLLRGHHYDALDEASQRSLFVQRFTVSKDSNRTGSRMDGQALQLARPLELVSEATLPGTLQLPPSGQPILLLAEAPVTGGYPRIGQLATVDLPRLAQRRPGDTVCFREITMDEALQRLRTRNDTLRHLLQRIAQRLEPA
- the pxpB gene encoding 5-oxoprolinase subunit PxpB, coding for MTGTPTDLLLEPLAEDAWLLRFGNSIDTAVNARVHAAAALIGSQLPDVECVPAYASLLLRFDPTAWLDDDATTGHRLREAIAAALKSTPASTIMPREVILPVCYDGADLHEVAALAHLSADEVVARHTGASYRVAMLGFAPGFPYLLGLDAALATPRRSQPRMSVPAGSVAIGGLQTGIYPQALPGGWQLIGRTPARLFDLSAASPSLLQPGDHVRFQAIDERAYQRLASGNGVAS